A region from the Panicum hallii strain FIL2 chromosome 1, PHallii_v3.1, whole genome shotgun sequence genome encodes:
- the LOC112883089 gene encoding plectin-like isoform X1: MEVKARPVSFSPHLLQIPGRPAQFFYGFELLPVNPVRHPRAIATPIKPVGFIATASPARPARQVPARSPASSRAAPARDQPTMQPSSRARSRSWGAGPWGTTPPLSPRQQAKPRHERSRSTTSTYSPLLPSEQSHGDSGGMAEQAPAPARLEEEEELSSRPATETEGKASGSADAGMDRVVRRLEREAAAAKQTEMKMLESLVQQTKELEQAKIALEEARLEVATLRQHQQQEAGPAQQQQWSVMDLMFGGVDEEINGLRARLRAASQAEERSRKAAEDLTAALSAVTMEAKQVKAWLSDAQAELEASNAEVDRLRDLLQGAEAELWSATEQVDTLTSEWKEAAAGWRAREKALLARARAAEEEAAAARRENADLAGTRRALGDENDALRRALERASEDANAATEALELVSGENADLRDAAAEKERDLEALRRENESLRASEAAAQERAKDLEAQLLAAAAKAPATDDGAAVGKAAEIPLVEKWRREAAQGKLGAAAFLDPGRVLPGRKDRMFASLSNLAELKSAAAAAAMDDYDYEFDHLDVGQYGGGGGTEHAMKHKKRRSILRKFGDLFRRRSLYKPDLAPELHNHY; this comes from the exons ATGGAGGTCAAGGCCCGGCCTGTCTCTTTCTCGCCTCACCTGCTCCAAATCCCGGGCCGCCCAGCTCAATTCTTCTATGGCTTCGAGCTGTTACCTGTTAATCCCGTGCGTCACCCGCGTGCCATCGCCACCCCTATAAAACCGGTCGGCTTTATTGCGAcggccagcccagcccggcctgcgCGGCAAGTGCCCGCCCGCTCACCAGCTTCTTCCCGGGCTGCGCCGGCGAGGGACCAGCCGACGATGCAGCCGTCTTCGAGGGCGAG ATCCAGGTCGTGGGGGGCCGGGCCCTGGGGCACCACCCCGCCCCTGTCTCCCAGGCAGCAGGCGAAGCCTCGGCACGAGCGCAGCAGGTCCACCACGTCCACGTACTCGCCACTCCTCCCCTCAGAG CAGAGTCACGGCGACAGCGGCGGCATGGCGGAgcaggcgccggcgccggcgcggctggaggaggaggaggagctcagTAGTCGTCCGGCGACGGAGACGGAGGGGAAGGCGAGCGGCAGCGCCGACGCGGGGATGGACCGGGTGGTGCGGCGCCTGGAgcgggaggcggcagcggcgaagCAGACGGAGATGAAGATGCTCGAGTCGCTGGTGCAGCAGACcaaggagctggagcaggccAAGATCGCGCTCGAGGAGGCCAGGCTCGAGGTGGCCACGCTGCGCCAGCACCAGCAGCAGGAGGCCGggccggcgcagcagcagcagtggagCGTCATGGACCTCATGTTCGGCGGCGTCGACGAGGAGATCAACGGGCTCCGGGCCCGCCTCCGTGCCGCGTCGCAGGCCGAGGAGAGGAGCCGGAAGGCGGCCGAAGACCTCACGGCCGCGCTGTCCGCGGTCACCATGGAGGCCAAGCAGGTCAAGGCCTGGCTCTCGGACGCGCAGGCCGAGCTGGAGGCCTCCAACGCGGAGGTCGACCGGCTCCGGGACCTGCTGCAGGGCGCCGAGGCGGAGCTGTGGTCGGCCACCGAGCAGGTCGACACGCTCACCTCCGAGTGGAAGGAGGCCGCGGCCGGGTGGCGCGCCAGGGAGAAGGCGCtgctggcgcgcgcgcgcgccgccgaggaGGAAGCagccgcggcgcggcgggagAACGCCGACCTCGCCGGGACGCGCCGGGCGctcggcgacgagaacgacgccctGCGCCGCGCGCTGGAGCGGGCCTCCGAGGACGCCAACGCCGCCACGGAGGCGCTCGAGCTCGTCAGCGGCGAGAACGCCGACCTGcgggacgccgccgccgagaAGGAGCGCGACCTGGAGGCCCTGCGGCGGGAGAACGAGAGCCTCAGGGCCAGCGAGGCCGCGGCGCAGGAGCGCGCCAAGGACCTCGAAGCCCAGCTCCTCGCGGCGGCAGCGAAGGCGCCGGCGACCGACGACGGCGCCGCGGTCGGGAAGGCGGCGGAGATCCCGCTGGTGGAGAAGTGGAGGCGCGAGGCCGCGCAGGGCAAACTGGGCGCGGCGGCGTTCCTGGACCCCGGGCGGGTGCTCCCGGGGCGCAAGGACCGGATGTTCGCGTCGCTGAGCAACCTCGCGGAGCTCAagtcggcggcggccgcggcggccatgGACGATTACGACTACGAGTTCGACCACCTGGACGTGGGCCagtacggcggcggcggcggcacggagcACGCCATGAAGCACAAGAAGCGGCGGTCGATCCTGCGCAAGTTCGGGGACCTCTTCCGGAGGAGGAGCCTGTACAAGCCCGACCTCGCGCCGGAGCTGCACAATCACTACTAG
- the LOC112883089 gene encoding plectin-like isoform X2, which translates to MEVKARPVSFSPHLLQIPGRPAQFFYGFELLPVNPVRHPRAIATPIKPVGFIATASPARPARQVPARSPASSRAAPARDQPTMQPSSRARSRSWGAGPWGTTPPLSPRQQAKPRHERSRSTTSTYSPLLPSESHGDSGGMAEQAPAPARLEEEEELSSRPATETEGKASGSADAGMDRVVRRLEREAAAAKQTEMKMLESLVQQTKELEQAKIALEEARLEVATLRQHQQQEAGPAQQQQWSVMDLMFGGVDEEINGLRARLRAASQAEERSRKAAEDLTAALSAVTMEAKQVKAWLSDAQAELEASNAEVDRLRDLLQGAEAELWSATEQVDTLTSEWKEAAAGWRAREKALLARARAAEEEAAAARRENADLAGTRRALGDENDALRRALERASEDANAATEALELVSGENADLRDAAAEKERDLEALRRENESLRASEAAAQERAKDLEAQLLAAAAKAPATDDGAAVGKAAEIPLVEKWRREAAQGKLGAAAFLDPGRVLPGRKDRMFASLSNLAELKSAAAAAAMDDYDYEFDHLDVGQYGGGGGTEHAMKHKKRRSILRKFGDLFRRRSLYKPDLAPELHNHY; encoded by the exons ATGGAGGTCAAGGCCCGGCCTGTCTCTTTCTCGCCTCACCTGCTCCAAATCCCGGGCCGCCCAGCTCAATTCTTCTATGGCTTCGAGCTGTTACCTGTTAATCCCGTGCGTCACCCGCGTGCCATCGCCACCCCTATAAAACCGGTCGGCTTTATTGCGAcggccagcccagcccggcctgcgCGGCAAGTGCCCGCCCGCTCACCAGCTTCTTCCCGGGCTGCGCCGGCGAGGGACCAGCCGACGATGCAGCCGTCTTCGAGGGCGAG ATCCAGGTCGTGGGGGGCCGGGCCCTGGGGCACCACCCCGCCCCTGTCTCCCAGGCAGCAGGCGAAGCCTCGGCACGAGCGCAGCAGGTCCACCACGTCCACGTACTCGCCACTCCTCCCCTCAGAG AGTCACGGCGACAGCGGCGGCATGGCGGAgcaggcgccggcgccggcgcggctggaggaggaggaggagctcagTAGTCGTCCGGCGACGGAGACGGAGGGGAAGGCGAGCGGCAGCGCCGACGCGGGGATGGACCGGGTGGTGCGGCGCCTGGAgcgggaggcggcagcggcgaagCAGACGGAGATGAAGATGCTCGAGTCGCTGGTGCAGCAGACcaaggagctggagcaggccAAGATCGCGCTCGAGGAGGCCAGGCTCGAGGTGGCCACGCTGCGCCAGCACCAGCAGCAGGAGGCCGggccggcgcagcagcagcagtggagCGTCATGGACCTCATGTTCGGCGGCGTCGACGAGGAGATCAACGGGCTCCGGGCCCGCCTCCGTGCCGCGTCGCAGGCCGAGGAGAGGAGCCGGAAGGCGGCCGAAGACCTCACGGCCGCGCTGTCCGCGGTCACCATGGAGGCCAAGCAGGTCAAGGCCTGGCTCTCGGACGCGCAGGCCGAGCTGGAGGCCTCCAACGCGGAGGTCGACCGGCTCCGGGACCTGCTGCAGGGCGCCGAGGCGGAGCTGTGGTCGGCCACCGAGCAGGTCGACACGCTCACCTCCGAGTGGAAGGAGGCCGCGGCCGGGTGGCGCGCCAGGGAGAAGGCGCtgctggcgcgcgcgcgcgccgccgaggaGGAAGCagccgcggcgcggcgggagAACGCCGACCTCGCCGGGACGCGCCGGGCGctcggcgacgagaacgacgccctGCGCCGCGCGCTGGAGCGGGCCTCCGAGGACGCCAACGCCGCCACGGAGGCGCTCGAGCTCGTCAGCGGCGAGAACGCCGACCTGcgggacgccgccgccgagaAGGAGCGCGACCTGGAGGCCCTGCGGCGGGAGAACGAGAGCCTCAGGGCCAGCGAGGCCGCGGCGCAGGAGCGCGCCAAGGACCTCGAAGCCCAGCTCCTCGCGGCGGCAGCGAAGGCGCCGGCGACCGACGACGGCGCCGCGGTCGGGAAGGCGGCGGAGATCCCGCTGGTGGAGAAGTGGAGGCGCGAGGCCGCGCAGGGCAAACTGGGCGCGGCGGCGTTCCTGGACCCCGGGCGGGTGCTCCCGGGGCGCAAGGACCGGATGTTCGCGTCGCTGAGCAACCTCGCGGAGCTCAagtcggcggcggccgcggcggccatgGACGATTACGACTACGAGTTCGACCACCTGGACGTGGGCCagtacggcggcggcggcggcacggagcACGCCATGAAGCACAAGAAGCGGCGGTCGATCCTGCGCAAGTTCGGGGACCTCTTCCGGAGGAGGAGCCTGTACAAGCCCGACCTCGCGCCGGAGCTGCACAATCACTACTAG
- the LOC112883104 gene encoding 7-deoxyloganetin glucosyltransferase-like has protein sequence MAAPAAKPHLVFFPFPSQGHITPAFQLARLLHHCHGFDVTFVHTEHNRRRLLRARGPDALAGAPGFRFVAVPDGLPPSDEDAARDVAALLLSLPTMVPHFKELVLSELPAASCRRLLVSDVDLILRAAEEIGLPCVTFWITSASSFMAMQQIRHLVAKGLVPLKDAEQLRNGYLDSTVIDWAPGLPKGMRLRDFPTFIRTTDPDDAVLALTLRLIECHRTVPSAVVFHTFEELESQVIGAMSDILPPIYAIGPLPLLLREAGGGDDAASTSAGSSLSKENRACLDWLDGKRPNSVVFASFGSLVKLTGEQLAELAWGLASSGYEFLWVIRSDQKATGAAGGTAVLPPEFLEETEGRGCVTSWCPQEAVLRHGAVGAFLTHCGWNSMLESVCAGVPMLCWPFAADQQTNSRMACTEWRVGVELSEDPGREEVEAAIRQVMGGGRGEEMRRSAAEWKDKAALAARPGGSSWVNLERVVNEVLAPLMDKKRVC, from the exons atggcggcgccggcggcgaagcCTCACCTGGTGTTCTTCCCGTTCCCCTCGCAGGGCCACATCACCCCGGCGTTCCAGCTCGCAAGGCTCCTCCACCACTGCCACGGCTTCGACGTCACCTTCGTCCACACCGAGCACAAccgccggcgcctcctccgcgcgcgcggCCCGGACGCGCTGGCGGGGGCGCCGGGGTTCCGCTTCGTCGCCGTCCCCGACGGTCTGCCCCCGTCCGACGAGGACGCGGCGCGGGACGTTGCCGCGCTGCTCCTCTCCCTGCCGACCATGGTCCCGCACTTCAAGGAGCTCGTGCTGTCCGAGCTCCCCgcggcgagctgccgccgcctcctcgtctCCGACGTCGACCTCATCCTGCGTGCCGCCGAGGAGATCGGCCTGCCCTGCGTCACCTTCTGGATCACCAGCGCCAGCTCGTTCATGGCCATGCAGCAGATCCGGCACCTCGTTGCCAAGGGTCTTGTTCCCCTCAAAG ATGCTGAGCAGCTGAGGAATGGATACCTGGACAGCACGGTCATCGACTGGGCGCCGGGGTTGCCCAAGGGCATGCGCCTGAGAGACTTCCCGACCTTCATCCGCACCACGGACCCCGACGACGCCGTGCTCGCCCTGACCCTGCGCTTAATTGAGTGCCACCGCACCGTCCCGTCCGCCGTCGTGTTCCACACCTTCGAGGAGCTAGAGAGCCAGGTCATCGGCGCCATGTCGGACATCCTGCCGCCTATCTACGCCATCGGGCCGCTACCACTTCTCCTCAGggaagccggcggcggcgacgatgcCGCCAGCACGTCGGCGGGCTCCAGCCTTTCCAAGGAGAACCGCGCGTGCCTGGACTGGCTTGACGGCAAGCGTCCCAACTCGGTGGTGTTCGCGAGCTTCGGGAGCCTAGTGAAACTGACCGGCGAGCAGTTGGCGGAGCTCGCCTGGGGTCTGGCCAGCAGCGGCTACGAGTTCCTGTGGGTGATCAGGAGCGACCAGAAGGCGACGGGCGCCGCCGGTGGAACGGCCGTCCTGCCACCGGAGTTCCTGGAGGAGACGGAGGGGCGGGGCTGCGTGACGAGCTGGTGCCCGCAGGAGGCGGTGCTCCGACACGGTGCGGTCGGCGCGTTCCTGACGCACTGCGGGTGGAACTCGATGCTGGAGAGCGTCTGCGCCGGGGTGCCGATGCTTTGCTGGCCGTTCGCGGCCGACCAGCAGACCAACAGCAGGATGGCGTGCACGGAGTGGCGCGTCGGCGTGGAGCTCAGCGAGGACCCCGGGcgggaggaggtggaggcggcgatACGGCAGGTGATGGGCGGGGGGAGAGGGGAGGAGATGAGGAGGTCGGCGGCGGAGTGGAAGGACAAGGCCGCGCTCGCGGCACGGCCAGGTGGCTCCTCCTGGGTAAATCTGGAGAGGGTGGTCAACGAGGTCCTTGCTCCTCTGATGGACAAGAAACGAGTTTGTTGA
- the LOC112875298 gene encoding protein SENSITIVE TO PROTON RHIZOTOXICITY 1-like — translation MDSTPGNPVAGAAGSRSSAIASRGATAPPPLTMPGGEPSDALLGAGAGGAGGADGDPRVALLRLAALGDRMAAVRGRIAASISGEARPLSYADIQSVSSEISSAAQLVVLNAASLLASSVPFPAPPPPPTAAAPSPAPVREIPATAASAQEQRQEAAKGDGGYEVMELDAAELLAEHVHFCEICGKGFRRDANLRMHMRAHGDRFKTLDALSRPGQGKPKPPARDREVRFSCPFAGCNRNRAHRRFRPLKSAVCARNHFRRSHCPKLYACERCDGKKRFAVLADLRSHLRHCGEEAQWRCSCGTTFSRKDKLFGHLALFEGHTPAVTEPNKNVAAGPTEPILDAMEEGGIEEGNCDQEEDEEGGYDPEFFKEWMEELKDGASGSSWPGPAATGH, via the coding sequence ATGGACTCCACCCCGGGCAACCcggtcgccggcgccgccggcagCCGCAGCAGCGCCATCGCGTCCAGGGGTGCGACGGCTCCGCCCCCGCTGACCATGCCGGGCGGGGAACCCTCTGACGCCCTCttgggcgccggcgccggtggtGCCGGAGGAGCGGACGGGGACCCCCGCGTCGCCCTCCTCCGCCTGGCTGCCCTCGGGGATCGCATGGCCGCCGTCCGGGGCCGTATCGCCGCCTCCATCTCCGGCGAGGCCCGGCCCCTCTCCTACGCCGACATCCAATCCGTCTCCTCGGAGATCTCCTCCGCCGCCCAGCTCGTCGTCCTCAACGCCGCCTCGCTCCTCGCTTCCTCCGTCCCCTTCCCCGCCCCGCCTCCACCTcctaccgccgccgctccctctCCTGCTCCCGTCCGAGAGATCCCTGCTACGGCCGCCTCCGCCCAAGAGCAACGCCAAGAAGCCGCCAAGGGCGACGGCGGTTACGAGGTCATGGAGCTCGACGCCGCCGAGCTGCTCGCGGAGCACGTTCACTTCTGCGAGATCTGCGGCAAGGGCTTCCGCCGCGACGCCAACCTCAGGATGCACATGCGCGCGCACGGGGACCGCTTCAAGACCCTCGACGCCCTCTCCCGCCCCGGCCAGGGCAAGCCGAAGCCTCCCGCCCGCGACCGCGAGGTGCGCTTCTCCTGCCCCTTCGCGGGCTGCAACAGGAACCGCGCGCACCGCCGCTTTCGGCCTCTCAAATCGGCGGTGTGCGCGCGGAACCACTTCCGGCGCAGCCACTGCCCCAAGCTCTACGCCTGCGAGCGCTGCGACGGGAAGAAGCGCTTCGCCGTCCTCGCTGACCTCCGCAGCCACCTGCGCCACTGCGGCGAGGAGGCGCAGTGGCGATGCTCCTGCGGCACCACCTTCTCACGCAAGGACAAGCTGTTCGGTCACCTCGCCCTCTTTGAAGGCCACACTCCAGCGGTCACTGAGCCAAACAAGAATGTGGCAGCAGGACCTACAGAACCAATTCTTGATGCGATGGAGGAAGGAGGAATTGAAGAAGGCAATTGTGACcaagaggaggatgaggagggcGGCTATGATCCAGAGTTCTTCAAGGAGTGGATGGAGGAGCTCAAAGATGGTGCCAGTGGCTCGAGTTGGCCTGGACCTGCAGCAACTGGACATTAG